The Rosa chinensis cultivar Old Blush chromosome 7, RchiOBHm-V2, whole genome shotgun sequence DNA segment ttcatagagctctatattctcaggaataggttctgacgttgaggcgtcccccaacaataaccataacccagaagattctcatgagacggattttgagtgtcgatgatcaaaggattggagtgtgccaaagcatccttcgaacctacgggcctcccacgcatcctagctggggccatggcctgtaacgccagagtgccactctctttggcgttgacGCCATGCCtatctccgtgtagggtggcactacgtcctctcgtagggacgtccttccttgcaagcttgtttgcagcatatttgtgtgatctcatcactttaacagggatcaagatgagacatagtggggataggccacgacaattcctgtcgttcctactgaacatccgtgttcttatctccccctaacgacgggaagactgtctcatcaaaatgacaacccgcaaatctagtggtaatgagatcgccttgcaagggcattaagtggcagacgattgttggagtcttaaatccaacgtagttgcccattcgtctgtaaggacctattatagagcgttgtggcagcgcaattggtaCATAAGGGCACATTCAAATTTGTGTAAGtacaatacttgtacccagtcactagctgtaacgcagaggtatattgagtggcggtgggtcgtagacgaatcagcatagctgcatgcgatattgcatcaccccaagaggatataaggaaattagtgcgcattaccaatgtttggactaccatcgtagtcgtttccgcgagaccaattaggtgtgttcatgagaatataatgtccaacattagttcCAATGCAATAACTATCaaaagtcttcaatgtaaactctctagcattgtcaagtctaattgacggaagaggatgatccggggagtgagcccgttgtcatatggtattttctaggagtgtagcataagcaacattacaagtggacaatgacaaaacacgtgactagcgtgtttgtatatcaaccaatatcatgaaatatttaaacgtccgcaggttggttgaatcagtccatagaatccccatggattctatgtaagaacataatgagtattttcatatcctttgcataggacggtctcagtcctaatttccctaaggaacgggttttgtaaaacgagccagaggctttagaagcaaccaatgagaattttggttgggcctgagcatctgaaacgctatttgaagcaagttggtgattgcagcatcacctagggctccatcaccatgatggacgccatccatggcgtcatggatagggactgcgccagccctaggctggtggtggatggaggcgGTGCCTTAGGCAGCTGCgttggtcacacttagtccagaaatcaacttttgattcatgcttcgtttcgctggaaagaaatgatgtccatgtgacaaagccaatatgtgtctaaatccaagagatcttctctcataactttattggattaatagctcgaatagtgacatagaatccactatagagacacataaacttctctaagatgcgcctttgttcgtaatcattagtggtattgcaaatgaactcatttctgttctctacatgcgtttttgcatggaatccgttagctattcataggtgcgattggccctaggagagtagagagcttctgtgacagtaattaaggtgccatttggcaagtgaaacttgggctattccatgtccttgaattaatactgatggcccagccatcgtaatcacaaaagtcatatgctcataatcaaaatggagtcataaagaactcaaaattttattcataagccaacggagttacatcattgtctctttgactaaacaaaatctaatccaaaatgatagctaatgcaaaacaatggtagtcttctttcggtaattccaaaataaatgtgaccaggtgagtagagagatgtcggtggagcaaggctctcttaagtaccactaatctcagaaccttcctagacatcacacttactttgagtgagcctactttgaagaaaaactaaaccattggcatttattacaaaaatatatggcaattaccTATTACATcccttggaaaaataaagacttaaacagaattggcgatctattgatcccagccagatttgtagtcttcaacccttcactctagatcatcttcttgatcttcttgtttcatatagtgagtttcttttgcttcacaatatgttttgtaggcggtgacgatttcttcacgagctctacaaatgtgtgcctaatgatcagacactccacatcgagagcatacatctctttgctcaaactccattgattgaggcgctttgaaagcgtcatttagatggttcttaatgttggtggcaccaccaacgcctccttctctctttccacgtttacctcttcagttccgtgttcgcctattttggcggtcaccttcccaagtagagcgattatatgaacCAGAATGTCcaaaagtatccctaagattagggtttcactcttggcgccttctcttaggggcgcgactataactggattccagaatatgctctatttccacggatctcgaattatagttcttcacaaggatgttgtcatgcttttcaatgacattcatagctccaatgagctcatgaaaccttgtgatccgtcctgcaacaacatcgattcgatagttcttagcaaccatcaatgcagagatggggaaggtagagagagtcttctcaatcaacatcgcatctgtgatctctttaccacaaaattccattaaggatttaatgcgaaatgCTTcagagttatagtcaagaactgacttgaaatcacagaagcggaggctatgtcatctcacttctaggttaggaagcagggaatcacggatgTTACCAAATCTAtctttgagtgagacccacagccttctggggtcttcttcattcatacactcgcactggagcgaatcattcatatgacgagtcattaggatgatagctttcgccttatttgactctaaggctgctctatttgcttccaaaccttgagcttgctcaacagttagcacgtccggAAAAAATGGTCGGAAAAGTGGGTGGAAAAGTTTACTAGAGTTGaccggtgctgacgtggcagaggTTGCGTCAGTGGGCTTCTCAGAACTGGGCCTAGCTTTCTTCTTCTCAGTGGGCTTACTGCCCCTTTTTTCTCTTCTGGGCCCGCagcctttttcttctttcttcctttcttttcttcttggccgttccccttttcttcttcttccttttcttttcttcttacaGTGGGGCTGttcccctcttttttttttcttcattcttttcttcttcttctgggcccactctctctttctccttccttttcttctctttcctttcttcttctacgcgttttcttcttcctcctgttttctgggtttttttttcattttgctAGCAGAGGCTAATCGGCTAATTGATGGGTGCAGTGAAGGCGCTGGGCAGTCGCTGTGTAGGAGGACAGTCGCAGGAGGCTGTTGGTGCTCATGCAACAATGGTAGCAAGACTAGCACGGGCTAGGAGTGTTGGTGGAAAGGTTGAGATTTTttcgggtttttggtttttagttttgggatttcagggttagggctttgtgCTAATAACgtttttaaggaaaactgaattgggagagaattgagttgtactttcattgataatgggggcctctttatatagaggattacaagcatagagatagagttgtacatggaaacataatcgtacattaattgaatatctcctaagattctccgagaatatctctaatataaactctatttcaactagagcaagtaacctcgagtttgggtcagtcacatattctggatttacttgaacaaaaatgattttttctcattgaagaaaataaaaaaatagagctTCAGATTGTATAAACTGAGtgctacatttttttttttttttttgaaatgatatatatgtttttaatatttcaaattttgaaatacTTGTGCCGAACATGTATTTACATCTTAAAAACTTGTAGTTTAATTCCCTGTTTTCATTCTACAATCTAGTATTACAAAAATAGTTTCATAAAACATTACAGGACACACCTTTAATAATTTATTTTATCTGACTTCAAAACCTCGTAAAAAGATTTATAGTCGGTGAGCTGTGACCTGTTGATAAGATATAATTTCAACATTATAAAGGTCATGGGTTGAATTCTCACTGTGGGGTGGGCTAAAGGTTTCACTATGGGGTTGAATTTCAACATTATAATTTTTAACTTTCGTCAATTAGGAAAGTgtttaaaaattattatttgagattagaaaaattttggtgaaaaaataaaaacatgcgattttggccaaaaattgtGTGTTATAATTCACAATTTTGGGTAGAAATCATGGTCTTGGAgaggttttttttaaaaaaattttaccTCAAGCatacataaataaattttgtatttattttttctagttAGAGCCTTATGATGATAACAGTGAAAATGATTTCATATAACTGGAGAATCAATACATCACGTGCACGGTAAAATTTTCGAGGTTTTATACTTATATAATGGATGTCAAAGTCTTTCAAATACAATTGCCGTTTGCAAACTTTTACGGTCTCTCAAATGTTATATCGATTTAATGTCATCAAGCTGTTTCAGTGTTAAACGTCTTGTTGATTGAAAACTTCAAAGGTTATTAGGAGCTTCATCAGTAAAGCACAACGGTACAACCCCTTACTTGACACCAACAGGCAACAGTAGCACTCTCTTCATGATGAACTAGTAATTCATCTACTTGAGCTTGGTCTCCTCTACTTATCAAACTGATTTAAACTAGTGCAAGCGATAATACATGCCACCAACAAACATGACTAATATAAATCTTCGAGTTCTTTCTTGTTATTGTCATGCTAGAACAGATTTTACTTCACTCTATCTTTCTTGTAACTTCTTATATATACATTTCTCTACTACGTACCctatatttttttatcttgCTTCTGTTTCCCTGTAAAACAGTTCAATTATATGCTACAGACCATACCAACCTCAACAAGAGCAGCATGAGGAATGTTGAGTGCCACTGGAGGCTCTCTGCAATTCTTCTCACTCAAAACATAGGTCATGATCAGTAACCGCTTGAATATGTTTGAGCCTTCACGAACTGCCAAATGCACCTGACCCAAGAAATATGCAGTACCACTCTCCCTAGCATCAATCAGTTCTTGGAGCTCCTCCCTAACAGATACTCGCATCTTAGGACTATTAGGAGGCAACATGAACCGAACCTTTTTTCTCTGCACCGAAACCATACCACTCTCACATGCATCGGCCAATGTACTTAACCGGGTTTCATTGTGCACCAAGCTCACGGAGTCCTCATATGAGGTGATCTCATTTAAAGGAATCAAAGCACTTCCATTTGATGGTGGCTTGCCAACTATGATCATTCTATCTTGTGATGAATTCAGGGAATCAAAGTCATTTTCTTCCACGGAAATGAATTCTCCAATGGAACCAATAATCTCTTCCTCAAAATCATCGGTGTCCCTAATATGCTCACAATATCCATATCTCACCACACAACGATATATTTTAAGATCTTTTGGCCCGATCCTTCCCACAAGGTACCTCCGAGTTGCAGGGACATATGGAACTGGCAGAGACTTGAAGgacacaaagatcaaaacttgatgAAATGCAGGAAGATTCGTAATGAAGTGTGAGAAGAAAGCCGGAATTCCTGAGACTATATCAGTATAAATGAAACCAATGCCAGGTACCCTGGTAACTCCTAGTGCTGGACTAATAGCTGTGAGCCATTCTGCAGACACCTTGTTTGTTAAATCGAATTCGAGCTTCTTTTTGGTTCCATAATGCCATGAAATCATGATAGTCAAAGACAATGCCAATAGGAAAACCAAATACCAAGCTCCCTTATGGACATTCAACATACAAGCTGACACATACATCGCCTCAATGAAGCCGAAGAACAGTAGAAAACAGATAGATTGATACAAACTCTTCTCCCAGTATAAGGCAATTACCAGTGACATGAGACAAGTTGTGACAACCATTGGAGAAATTATGGCCAAACCTATAGAAGATAAATATTGAACTAATATCCATTAGATAACCATGGCACAATTATGTAAACGTTGCAACATTCGAATCATTTTCTGGTAAAGAGTACAGAGTAGAGAAAAAACATATGGCAGTGGTTTGCTAAACTATTATATACTAGTACAGTATTGAGTGTTGAGAAATAAGTACCTGTGGCATTGCCAATTTTCTCAATATCATGAAAACCAATTGTAACAGTAAGGCATAGAACCATCAATATCCAGTTGATATCAGGAATATAAACCTGCCCATGTATCTTATCTGATGTATGAATAACTTTTACTCTGGGAAAACAACCAAGTGCCAGGCACTGATTTATGATGGAGAAACTGGCTGTTATGGTAGCTTGACTTCCTACAGCTGAAGCAAGTAGGGATAATGCTATGAACCAGTCGCGAACTGGTGCTGGAATTTCCATGTGTTCACATGTGTTAGATAGACATAAATTTGCAAATGAAGCAATCAGCGAAGCAAAATATAAGCATACAACTTACTAGGAAAGGATTCACTGAGATGATTGTAATCATCCTCATGAAAGTTTTTGGAGATAAATGCAGCCTGACCGGCATAGCATAGAACAAGAACAGGATAGATCAAGCATACAAATATAATCTGCAGCAGAGCACCATCCACAAGTTAGTTGAACTTTGGAAGTACACAGTTATATTAGATCAACAGAATATCAGATATTTTAAAAACCTTGATGGATTTCTTTCTGAAATGACCTAGATCTGCAAACATTGCCTCTGACCCTGAAAATGTTAAGAGAATATTCATGATTAAATGAATTTGTCtgaaagaaaattaaagcaTTGTTAATTTAAATATAGTAAAATTAAGCTCATGTGATTATAGCATAAGCAGACCTGCTACACATAGAACTATGCTGCCTAATGCCCTCCAACGGTCAACGTTAATGTTCCTAACAAATCTGTACATGTATACAGGAGAGATTGCATGGACAATTTGTTTGTCCCAGtagaaaatattatatatacCCACGCCACCAATACATATCAGCCAAATAATGATAATCGGAGCAAACATAAACCCAATTTTACTAGTCCCACAATGCTGCAGCATGAAGAGGCACACCAATATAGCAGATGCCAAGGGAACTGGTACATCTGGAATGATAAGATTCCAAGGGATTAGGAAAATCAGTAATTAAGCTATCTAAATCATAGAAATTCCAGAAACATATCAAGAACTGGCAGAATCAGCACACTACTTTGCAAATTTAATGCCAGCTTTCAGTCGATTAACTTACTGAGAGTAAAAGCACTCCAATTTGCATATGCAACCATTATAGTATAAGAAATAAGGGAATGGCGGCCCTTACGCCCTTACTCAGGCAAGTTCATAGGATTCTAGGAAACAGCACAAGCAAAGAAGGCAGAACCAATACAATTGAAATATCTGTGTTGAGGTAGAATACTCACAATCCTTGAAAGCTTTTGCTATTGACTCTTGTTTCCTTTCCGAAGATGAAACTGGTAACCACAAAATAAATTTAAGCTGTTGAATAATGCTCAAAGTACAAATCAAATTATCAAAGAAATACATTTCTCTAatcaaattcacagctagctcTTACATCGGTGGGCCATGTCTGACAGTGATCTTTGAACACCTGATGAAGCTGAATAGACTGGGTAATGAGACCAGGGAAGGTAAACAAATCATTCAATCATACTTAGACAGAAACTTGATGCAGTCAATAATTTAAAGAAGTTGATGAGGAGTGCCAAACCCGAAAGAGCTGGGGTAAGCACCGCAACGCCGATTGTCATGCAGGAACCTAACAGAGCCAGGACCAACATGACATAGTGACTACTTTTATGTTTTTCAATGGTTCTTTTAGCCCTCGATTCCACCTTCATCGTGAAAGGAATTTCCCTCTCATAATGCATAACCTCATCAGCACTTCTGTCATTTGGAAGCAGACCCACTTTGGCATGCCTACACAAGAGTGAGTACAGAGCAAAAGTACCACCTGCAAGTTGTGGACGCAAGAAAATTGTCCATGAGCAGAAAAATGACATATAAGCTTGCAATTACAAGGATATGAGACTATTACCTTCTCCATTATCATCAGCTCTTAATACTATACAGACATACTTCAGTAAAGTAATGATGGTCATAGTCCAGAAAATGAAGGAGAATAGTTCATAAACTGTATCCTCCGATTTGATATCTTGTGCATGAATTGTCCCAAAGACATATAAGGGAGCAGTACTCATTTGACCATATATCACTCCAAAGCTCTGAAATGACAGAAGAAGTGCATGCTTCCATGTATCCTGCATATTACACAAGATGATAAGCTCAAGCTGATTATAAATGCTCACTAGGGAGAGCCAACTGGTTAAAATTATTCGCTCTAAGAGGAAGACAACGAGACTGACAAATGATCAACTATAGGTAAACAGAAGAATAGG contains these protein-coding regions:
- the LOC112178799 gene encoding potassium transporter 25 isoform X2 → MDWDSQLSPATSSNQFKDTWKHALLLSFQSFGVIYGQMSTAPLYVFGTIHAQDIKSEDTVYELFSFIFWTMTIITLLKYVCIVLRADDNGEGGTFALYSLLCRHAKVGLLPNDRSADEVMHYEREIPFTMKVESRAKRTIEKHKSSHYVMLVLALLGSCMTIGVAVLTPALSVYSASSGVQRSLSDMAHRFSSSERKQESIAKAFKDYVPVPLASAILVCLFMLQHCGTSKIGFMFAPIIIIWLICIGGVGIYNIFYWDKQIVHAISPVYMYRFVRNINVDRWRALGSIVLCVAGSEAMFADLGHFRKKSIKIIFVCLIYPVLVLCYAGQAAFISKNFHEDDYNHLSESFPTPVRDWFIALSLLASAVGSQATITASFSIINQCLALGCFPRVKVIHTSDKIHGQVYIPDINWILMVLCLTVTIGFHDIEKIGNATGLAIISPMVVTTCLMSLVIALYWEKSLYQSICFLLFFGFIEAMYVSACMLNVHKGAWYLVFLLALSLTIMISWHYGTKKKLEFDLTNKVSAEWLTAISPALGVTRVPGIGFIYTDIVSGIPAFFSHFITNLPAFHQVLIFVSFKSLPVPYVPATRRYLVGRIGPKDLKIYRCVVRYGYCEHIRDTDDFEEEIIGSIGEFISVEENDFDSLNSSQDRMIIVGKPPSNGSALIPLNEITSYEDSVSLVHNETRLSTLADACESGMVSVQRKKVRFMLPPNSPKMRVSVREELQELIDARESGTAYFLGQVHLAVREGSNIFKRLLIMTYVLSEKNCREPPVALNIPHAALVEVGMVCSI
- the LOC112178799 gene encoding potassium transporter 25 isoform X1; amino-acid sequence: MHCTNMDWDSQLSPATSSNQFKDTWKHALLLSFQSFGVIYGQMSTAPLYVFGTIHAQDIKSEDTVYELFSFIFWTMTIITLLKYVCIVLRADDNGEGGTFALYSLLCRHAKVGLLPNDRSADEVMHYEREIPFTMKVESRAKRTIEKHKSSHYVMLVLALLGSCMTIGVAVLTPALSVYSASSGVQRSLSDMAHRFSSSERKQESIAKAFKDYVPVPLASAILVCLFMLQHCGTSKIGFMFAPIIIIWLICIGGVGIYNIFYWDKQIVHAISPVYMYRFVRNINVDRWRALGSIVLCVAGSEAMFADLGHFRKKSIKIIFVCLIYPVLVLCYAGQAAFISKNFHEDDYNHLSESFPTPVRDWFIALSLLASAVGSQATITASFSIINQCLALGCFPRVKVIHTSDKIHGQVYIPDINWILMVLCLTVTIGFHDIEKIGNATGLAIISPMVVTTCLMSLVIALYWEKSLYQSICFLLFFGFIEAMYVSACMLNVHKGAWYLVFLLALSLTIMISWHYGTKKKLEFDLTNKVSAEWLTAISPALGVTRVPGIGFIYTDIVSGIPAFFSHFITNLPAFHQVLIFVSFKSLPVPYVPATRRYLVGRIGPKDLKIYRCVVRYGYCEHIRDTDDFEEEIIGSIGEFISVEENDFDSLNSSQDRMIIVGKPPSNGSALIPLNEITSYEDSVSLVHNETRLSTLADACESGMVSVQRKKVRFMLPPNSPKMRVSVREELQELIDARESGTAYFLGQVHLAVREGSNIFKRLLIMTYVLSEKNCREPPVALNIPHAALVEVGMVCSI